The Mustela erminea isolate mMusErm1 chromosome 6, mMusErm1.Pri, whole genome shotgun sequence genome includes a region encoding these proteins:
- the RAD52 gene encoding DNA repair protein RAD52 homolog isoform X3 → MSGTEEAVLGARGNHPSVAGGNSVLCFGQYQYTADEYQAIQNALRQRLGPEYISSRMAGGGQRVCYIEGHRVINLANEMFGYNGWAHSITQQNVDFVDLNNGKFYVGVCAFVRVQLKLPLEVDLTKAKRQDFEPSVEQARYSSCRQNVALGSPKPQEVTSPCRPSRLGDAHAVGQEEKASGSRLTAAESEATYQRKLRQKQLQQQFREQMEKQQQVQLSAREVEKKTRVTLAAPPAPPLTHSTPVTAVSEPLAEKDFLTDSLGMWDMDPDAGDSDVRPLSKPELLQTSATPALKNQRVTWDRTPQNMCHRNPQAKSGPSHFQTHNLNQDVTGNCDITGKNQDLKKRKLDPS, encoded by the exons ATGTCTGGGACCGAGGAAGCAGTTCTTGGAGCCCGTGGCAACCATCCTTCTGTGGCTGGCGGCAACTCCGTGTTATGCTTCGGACAG TATCAGTACACAGCAGATGAGTACCAGGCCATCCAGAACGCTCTGAGGCAGAGGCTGGGCCCGGAATACATCAGTAGCCGCATGGCTGGAGGAGGCCAGAGG GTATGTTACATTGAGGGTCACAGGGTAATTAATCTGGCCAATGAGATGTTCGGTTACAACGGCTGGGCACACTCCATCACACAGCAGAATGTGG ATTTTGTTGACCTTAACAATGGCAAGTTCTACGTGGGAGTCTGTGCGTTTGTGAGAGTCCAGTTGAAG TTGCCTCTTGAAGTGgatttaacaaaagcaaaaagacaagaTTTTGAACCATCTGTGGAACAAGCGAGATACAGCAGCTGCCGGCAGAACGTGGCTCTGGGGTCCCCCAAACCACAGGAGGTGACCTCCCCTTGCAGACCGAGCCGCTTGGGTGATGCGCACGCTgtggggcaggaagagaaggcCAGCGGCTCCCG TCTGACCGCAGCCGAGAGCGAGGCCACCTACCAGCGGAAGCTCCGGCAGAAGCAGCTGCAGCAGCAGTTCCGGGAGCAaatggagaagcagcagcaagtTCAACTGTCTGCTCGGGAGGTTGAGAAGAAGACTCGGG tgACTCTGGCAGCACCGCCAGCACCTCCTCTGACGCACAGCACCCCTGTGACTGCCGTTTCTGAACCACTCGCAGAGAAAGACTTCCTTACAG ACAGTCTTGGAATGTGGGATATGGATCCAGATGCAGGTGACAGTGATGTCAGGCCCTTGTCTAAACCAGAACTGCTCCAGACCTCTGCTACACCAGCTCTGAAGAACCAGAGGGTGACTTGGGACAGGACCCCACAGAACATGTGCCACCGGAATCCACAAGCAAAATCGGGACCCTCCCATTtccaaactcacaacctcaacCAAGATGTAACAG GAAACTGTGATATCACTGGGAAGAACCAGgacttgaagaaaaggaaattggatCCATCCTAA
- the RAD52 gene encoding DNA repair protein RAD52 homolog isoform X4, whose translation MSGTEEAVLGARGNHPSVAGGNSVLCFGQYQYTADEYQAIQNALRQRLGPEYISSRMAGGGQRVCYIEGHRVINLANEMFGYNGWAHSITQQNVDFVDLNNGKFYVGVCAFVRVQLKDGSYHEDVGYGVSEGLKSKALSLEKARKEAVTDGLKRALRSFGNALGNCILDKDYLRSLNKLPRQLPLEVDLTKAKRQDFEPSVEQARYSSCRQNVALGSPKPQEVTSPCRPSRLGDAHAVGQEEKASGSRLTAAESEATYQRKLRQKQLQQQFREQMEKQQQVQLSAREVEKKTRVTLAAPPAPPLTHSTPVTAVSEPLAEKDFLTGNCDITGKNQDLKKRKLDPS comes from the exons ATGTCTGGGACCGAGGAAGCAGTTCTTGGAGCCCGTGGCAACCATCCTTCTGTGGCTGGCGGCAACTCCGTGTTATGCTTCGGACAG TATCAGTACACAGCAGATGAGTACCAGGCCATCCAGAACGCTCTGAGGCAGAGGCTGGGCCCGGAATACATCAGTAGCCGCATGGCTGGAGGAGGCCAGAGG GTATGTTACATTGAGGGTCACAGGGTAATTAATCTGGCCAATGAGATGTTCGGTTACAACGGCTGGGCACACTCCATCACACAGCAGAATGTGG ATTTTGTTGACCTTAACAATGGCAAGTTCTACGTGGGAGTCTGTGCGTTTGTGAGAGTCCAGTTGAAG GATGGTTCATATCATGAAGATGTGGGCTACGGTGTCAGCGAGGGCCTTAAGTCAAAAGCCTTGTCTTTGGAGAAGGCCAGGAAGGAGGCCGTGACAGATGGGCTGAAGCGGGCGCTGAG AAGTTTCGGGAATGCACTTGGAAATTGTATTCTGGACAAAGATTATCTGAGGTCACTAAATAAGCTTCCCCGCCAG TTGCCTCTTGAAGTGgatttaacaaaagcaaaaagacaagaTTTTGAACCATCTGTGGAACAAGCGAGATACAGCAGCTGCCGGCAGAACGTGGCTCTGGGGTCCCCCAAACCACAGGAGGTGACCTCCCCTTGCAGACCGAGCCGCTTGGGTGATGCGCACGCTgtggggcaggaagagaaggcCAGCGGCTCCCG TCTGACCGCAGCCGAGAGCGAGGCCACCTACCAGCGGAAGCTCCGGCAGAAGCAGCTGCAGCAGCAGTTCCGGGAGCAaatggagaagcagcagcaagtTCAACTGTCTGCTCGGGAGGTTGAGAAGAAGACTCGGG tgACTCTGGCAGCACCGCCAGCACCTCCTCTGACGCACAGCACCCCTGTGACTGCCGTTTCTGAACCACTCGCAGAGAAAGACTTCCTTACAG GAAACTGTGATATCACTGGGAAGAACCAGgacttgaagaaaaggaaattggatCCATCCTAA
- the RAD52 gene encoding DNA repair protein RAD52 homolog isoform X1, producing the protein MSGTEEAVLGARGNHPSVAGGNSVLCFGQYQYTADEYQAIQNALRQRLGPEYISSRMAGGGQRVCYIEGHRVINLANEMFGYNGWAHSITQQNVDFVDLNNGKFYVGVCAFVRVQLKDGSYHEDVGYGVSEGLKSKALSLEKARKEAVTDGLKRALRSFGNALGNCILDKDYLRSLNKLPRQLPLEVDLTKAKRQDFEPSVEQARYSSCRQNVALGSPKPQEVTSPCRPSRLGDAHAVGQEEKASGSRLTAAESEATYQRKLRQKQLQQQFREQMEKQQQVQLSAREVEKKTRVTLAAPPAPPLTHSTPVTAVSEPLAEKDFLTDSLGMWDMDPDAGDSDVRPLSKPELLQTSATPALKNQRVTWDRTPQNMCHRNPQAKSGPSHFQTHNLNQDVTGNCDITGKNQDLKKRKLDPS; encoded by the exons ATGTCTGGGACCGAGGAAGCAGTTCTTGGAGCCCGTGGCAACCATCCTTCTGTGGCTGGCGGCAACTCCGTGTTATGCTTCGGACAG TATCAGTACACAGCAGATGAGTACCAGGCCATCCAGAACGCTCTGAGGCAGAGGCTGGGCCCGGAATACATCAGTAGCCGCATGGCTGGAGGAGGCCAGAGG GTATGTTACATTGAGGGTCACAGGGTAATTAATCTGGCCAATGAGATGTTCGGTTACAACGGCTGGGCACACTCCATCACACAGCAGAATGTGG ATTTTGTTGACCTTAACAATGGCAAGTTCTACGTGGGAGTCTGTGCGTTTGTGAGAGTCCAGTTGAAG GATGGTTCATATCATGAAGATGTGGGCTACGGTGTCAGCGAGGGCCTTAAGTCAAAAGCCTTGTCTTTGGAGAAGGCCAGGAAGGAGGCCGTGACAGATGGGCTGAAGCGGGCGCTGAG AAGTTTCGGGAATGCACTTGGAAATTGTATTCTGGACAAAGATTATCTGAGGTCACTAAATAAGCTTCCCCGCCAG TTGCCTCTTGAAGTGgatttaacaaaagcaaaaagacaagaTTTTGAACCATCTGTGGAACAAGCGAGATACAGCAGCTGCCGGCAGAACGTGGCTCTGGGGTCCCCCAAACCACAGGAGGTGACCTCCCCTTGCAGACCGAGCCGCTTGGGTGATGCGCACGCTgtggggcaggaagagaaggcCAGCGGCTCCCG TCTGACCGCAGCCGAGAGCGAGGCCACCTACCAGCGGAAGCTCCGGCAGAAGCAGCTGCAGCAGCAGTTCCGGGAGCAaatggagaagcagcagcaagtTCAACTGTCTGCTCGGGAGGTTGAGAAGAAGACTCGGG tgACTCTGGCAGCACCGCCAGCACCTCCTCTGACGCACAGCACCCCTGTGACTGCCGTTTCTGAACCACTCGCAGAGAAAGACTTCCTTACAG ACAGTCTTGGAATGTGGGATATGGATCCAGATGCAGGTGACAGTGATGTCAGGCCCTTGTCTAAACCAGAACTGCTCCAGACCTCTGCTACACCAGCTCTGAAGAACCAGAGGGTGACTTGGGACAGGACCCCACAGAACATGTGCCACCGGAATCCACAAGCAAAATCGGGACCCTCCCATTtccaaactcacaacctcaacCAAGATGTAACAG GAAACTGTGATATCACTGGGAAGAACCAGgacttgaagaaaaggaaattggatCCATCCTAA
- the RAD52 gene encoding DNA repair protein RAD52 homolog isoform X2 yields the protein MSGTEEAVLGARGNHPSVAGGNSVLCFGQYQYTADEYQAIQNALRQRLGPEYISSRMAGGGQRVCYIEGHRVINLANEMFGYNGWAHSITQQNVDFVDLNNGKFYVGVCAFVRVQLKDGSYHEDVGYGVSEGLKSKALSLEKARKEAVTDGLKRALSFGNALGNCILDKDYLRSLNKLPRQLPLEVDLTKAKRQDFEPSVEQARYSSCRQNVALGSPKPQEVTSPCRPSRLGDAHAVGQEEKASGSRLTAAESEATYQRKLRQKQLQQQFREQMEKQQQVQLSAREVEKKTRVTLAAPPAPPLTHSTPVTAVSEPLAEKDFLTDSLGMWDMDPDAGDSDVRPLSKPELLQTSATPALKNQRVTWDRTPQNMCHRNPQAKSGPSHFQTHNLNQDVTGNCDITGKNQDLKKRKLDPS from the exons ATGTCTGGGACCGAGGAAGCAGTTCTTGGAGCCCGTGGCAACCATCCTTCTGTGGCTGGCGGCAACTCCGTGTTATGCTTCGGACAG TATCAGTACACAGCAGATGAGTACCAGGCCATCCAGAACGCTCTGAGGCAGAGGCTGGGCCCGGAATACATCAGTAGCCGCATGGCTGGAGGAGGCCAGAGG GTATGTTACATTGAGGGTCACAGGGTAATTAATCTGGCCAATGAGATGTTCGGTTACAACGGCTGGGCACACTCCATCACACAGCAGAATGTGG ATTTTGTTGACCTTAACAATGGCAAGTTCTACGTGGGAGTCTGTGCGTTTGTGAGAGTCCAGTTGAAG GATGGTTCATATCATGAAGATGTGGGCTACGGTGTCAGCGAGGGCCTTAAGTCAAAAGCCTTGTCTTTGGAGAAGGCCAGGAAGGAGGCCGTGACAGATGGGCTGAAGCGGGCGCTGAG TTTCGGGAATGCACTTGGAAATTGTATTCTGGACAAAGATTATCTGAGGTCACTAAATAAGCTTCCCCGCCAG TTGCCTCTTGAAGTGgatttaacaaaagcaaaaagacaagaTTTTGAACCATCTGTGGAACAAGCGAGATACAGCAGCTGCCGGCAGAACGTGGCTCTGGGGTCCCCCAAACCACAGGAGGTGACCTCCCCTTGCAGACCGAGCCGCTTGGGTGATGCGCACGCTgtggggcaggaagagaaggcCAGCGGCTCCCG TCTGACCGCAGCCGAGAGCGAGGCCACCTACCAGCGGAAGCTCCGGCAGAAGCAGCTGCAGCAGCAGTTCCGGGAGCAaatggagaagcagcagcaagtTCAACTGTCTGCTCGGGAGGTTGAGAAGAAGACTCGGG tgACTCTGGCAGCACCGCCAGCACCTCCTCTGACGCACAGCACCCCTGTGACTGCCGTTTCTGAACCACTCGCAGAGAAAGACTTCCTTACAG ACAGTCTTGGAATGTGGGATATGGATCCAGATGCAGGTGACAGTGATGTCAGGCCCTTGTCTAAACCAGAACTGCTCCAGACCTCTGCTACACCAGCTCTGAAGAACCAGAGGGTGACTTGGGACAGGACCCCACAGAACATGTGCCACCGGAATCCACAAGCAAAATCGGGACCCTCCCATTtccaaactcacaacctcaacCAAGATGTAACAG GAAACTGTGATATCACTGGGAAGAACCAGgacttgaagaaaaggaaattggatCCATCCTAA